From Aquarana catesbeiana isolate 2022-GZ linkage group LG05, ASM4218655v1, whole genome shotgun sequence:
gcacagtggaagtaagaagctttagtatcactttaagggaacatgatttgttttttttttgttttttttagggtaaaaaatactttaaagtggaagtccatgcaaaatctaaaatccctgcatctatagacaccagggatctaacactaacctctctatccctgtaaagaaaaaattagtatacatacctttttggaagccgatctgacccgatccGACCGGATCCCATGCTGaactgtcagccgcggcttctctgtgtaggcgggtacagaggagatggaggacaaCGGACgctccatagtaactctatgggtgacgtcacttcccattcatttcacagccgttgtcctccgtgtcctctgcagagcttacGGCGATGGAGATCGAGTCGTaacgggtcagatcggcttccaaaaaggtatgtatactcattttttcattacagggatagagaggttagtgttagatccctggtgtctatagatgcagggattttagattttgcatggacttccattttaaccacttgccgtccgcccaccatcaaatgacaggtgggcggtgcggctctcattctgggtggtcgtcatatgatggcctcccagaacaacCGCTCTCGCGTGCCCCCAGGGGCGCACAGAGCGGCGATCTTGGCGTTACTAGGACTcggtgcgaccccgatctgtgtaaagagccgcggctctttaatcatgtgatcggttgtgtccaatcacagccagtcacatgtaaacacggaaaagCCAATAATTGGTGTTCCTCGcctctgacagtgtgaggagaggagagacgatcagcggcatctcttcacaggggacagctaagtatgtaatcagggcactgatcatcattgccctgattacaattagtgcccaccagtgccagcaatcactgccaaccagtgcccacaattgccaccaatctgtgcccacaagtgccggaaatcagtgcccacaagtgccagcaatcagtggccattagtgatgccagtcagtgctagctatcagtgctgctcatcactgctgcccatcaatgccaccactcaatgcccatcagtgccacctatctgtgcccaccagtgcagcctatctgtgcccagtgcccatcagttccgcctatcagggttcatcagtgccaactatcagtgcccataagtgtggcatatttgtgcctcctcatcagtgccacctaatcagtgcccataagtgccgcctcctcagcgcccatcagtgaaggagaaaaattacttatttacaaaatttactgacagaaactaagaaaaactttttttttttcaaaatgtttggtctttttttttttaggaaaaaataaaaaacccaggagtgattaaataccaccaaaagaaagctctatctgtgtgaagaaaatgataaaaaaatctcacatggttacagtgttgtatgcccgcgcaattgtcattcaaagcgtgacaggtctgaaagctgaaaaatggcctgggcaggaaggtggtgtaagtgcccggtattgagtgGGTtaagggcactctgcacatgctcagtctggtgtgtattgctagagtttttttttcttgggagggtgcatgtgatcagcagagggccaatcagcactgtccagacagagggtcaggggtcatgcagtctcatgggacagtcagaggagaatgaaaacttctcctgcaagctttaaaagagaagtatgtttttttttttttttttaaatcatacttacctaggtggatgccgcATCTGTCCCCAAGCGCTGCGACACTGAGAagcgagcgatcgaacaccgccgaccACTCAGctctcacagctctgtgagcagaaaGCTGCTCTGTCCTCTTGCTCattggagctgtggagggggcggggcggCTCAGGCGCTCAGTGGTTGGCtgggaggctgagccgggtgtcagtccagggatctggcgGATCTGGACTCTGTGGTCgggatgatgtggtgcctggactgacttctgtaATGTCAGCAGAGAGCCGACTTCATCCCTCCCTCTGCTGAAAGCGGGTCACAGGAGGGCCAAACAAACTGTGATCCTCAGGAGAAGTACGGCcaaacaagctttaaccagacactgatagaagtcacaagactgatatatactgctgatgtgaaaaaggtatttatcagtttatatttactaaaagaactacatttccatgttctgtggggaCCAGAGATAGTCAATGCTGTGGGTCCTGGGTAAGTATTGAGTAAACCTGTCAGCGGTCATAGCGTTCTGGCTGATCGGTGAATGTGACGGCAATAGCGGACTGTGAGTTGTGGGCGGAGTTAGCGCAGAGTTTAGCagggctccgcccccccccccccccccggcggcatGTGAAGTTTTGGGCGGAGTTAGCCCGGAGTTTTGGCGTTGTTCCTCCCCCGTACGCCCCGCCCCCCTGTACGCTGAGTGTGTGCGGGATGTAGCGGGCGGGGCTGTGCGGAGTCCCGGTGCCGGGTATATAGTGCGATCCCGGGGCCACAACATGCAGAGTACGGGcccccttctctgcagcctcaatcCCCGGGACATCACTCGTCATTGGTCAGACGGGAGGGGACGGATCTTCCCGGCACACAGCACCGCGGACGGGACATGGGTGGAGGGAGTGTGAGGATCTCCGAGCATTGATTTACCCCCGACACCCCTCCAACACCCACCGGTACTCCTCCGACACCAACCGGCACCCGACCTCCGACACCCGCCGCACCGGGACTATGAACATCGTGCTGGAGTTCTTCCTCGTCACTTTCAAGGTCCTGTGGGCCTTCGTGCTGGCCGGGGCCAAGTGGCTGGTCCGCCCCAAGGAGAAGAGTGTGACCGGACAGGTGTGTCTGATCACCGGGGCGGGGAGCGGCCTCGGGCGTCTCTTCGCTCTGGAGTTCGCCCGCCGCCGGGCACAGCTTGTCCTATGGGACATCAACACCGACAGCAACGAGGAGACCGCCGGTATGGTCCGACACATCTACCGGGACCTCCAGGCCGAGGACGCCCTCAGGGGTGAGTCTCGTACACCGATCAATACACACTGATCAATACACACCGATTACTACACACACTGATCAATACACACCGATTACTACACACACACCGATCAATACACACCGATTACTATACACACCGATTACTACACACACACCGATCAATACACACCGATTACTACACACACTGATCAATACACACCGATTACTACACACACTGATCAATACACACCGATTACTACACACACTGATCAATACACACCGATTACTACACACACTGATCAATACACACCGATTACTACACACACTGATCAATACACACCGATTACTACACACACTGATCAATACACACCGATTACTACACACACTGATCAATACACACCGATTACTACACACACTGATCAATACACACCGATTACTACACACACTGATCAATACACACCGATTACTACACACACTGATCAATACACACCGATTACTACACACACTGATCAATACACACCGATTACTACACACACCGACTACTACACACACTGATCAATACACCGATCAATACACACCGATCTCTGGACACCACAGATCGCACACGGGTCTCGGCTGTAAAACTTTCACCAACTCTTCCCCTCCAGCACCGATCTGACCAGGACTAAGAAAGGGACATTTGTAATGATGGGACAGCCGGGATCAGGACTGATAATAATGAGGACATTTGGGATCAGGAGGGATAATGAGGACATGCTGGACCAGGATTTAATAATGGGACATCTAGGATCAGAAGGGATGATGGGACAGCTAGGATCAGGAAGAATAATGGGGACATGTTGGACCAGAACTAAGAAAGGGACATTTGTAATGATGGGACATCCAGGATCAGGACTGATAATAATGAGGACATTTGGGATCAGGACTAAGGATGGGATAGCTAGGATTGGGATTAATGATGGGACAGCTAGTATCAGGACTAATGATAATAGGGACAAGTAGGATCAGGAGGAATACATGGGACAGCTAGGTGCAGGACTAATAACAAGGACATCTAGCATCAGTAAAAATAATAAGGACATGCTGGATCAGGACTAAGAATGGGACATCTAGTATTGGGACTAACAATGGGGGCATCTGGGGTTAGAAGGAATTGAGGGGCATTTATAATAATGGGACATATAGAATCAGAATAATGGGGACATAAGGGATCAGGACTAAGAATGAGACATCCCAGACTGGGACTAATAATGGGACAGTTGGGATCAAGACTAATAATAATGGGGAGATCTGGGATCAGGACTAGTGATGGGACAGCTAGGGTTAGGACTAATAATAATGGGGACATCAAGCATCAGGACCAAGAATTGGACAGTTAGGATCTGGAGGATTAATGATGGGACTTCTAGGATCAGGACTAATGCTGGGACATCGATCTCTGGAGAGGTCCCTGGCTCCAGGACCTGTACACTGTCCTAATACCCGGTGTAGTTCTTTCTATAGTACATTGCAGGGTCTGATGATCCCCAATCTCAATGATTGGTCAGGCCTGTATGTGACGGTTCAGACGTGTTTTACTTttaatgatgggggagggggtggctCTAACCCCCATCCGTTTCTATACAGTGTGCTTGTAGAAATGATTTCAGACTGTAAGATTTAGTCCTATGTAAACCCCAGTGGACGGTTTTTCTGATCCCGGTACACACATTGCCATGAAAGCCGCTCACATGATGTTAGGTGTCAGCTGTGTTCCGGTACATAGACTTCTACACTTCCGGGATCTTCCCAGCAGTAAAGTGTAACGTTTGGGAGGTGTATGAAGTGGGACTGTGCCGGGGGGGGGTAGAAGGGAGGTGTATGACGTGGGACTGTGCCCGGGGGGTAGAAGGGAGGTGTATGAAGTGGGACTGTGccggggggggggtagaagggagGTGTATGAAGTGGgactgtgccgggggggggggtagaagggagGTGTATGAAGTGGGACTGTGCCGGGGGGGGGTAGAAGGGAGGTGTATGAAGTGGGACTGTGCCGGGGGGGGGTAGATGGGAGGTGTATGAAGTGGGACTGTGCCGGGGGGGGGTAGATGGGAGGTGTATGAAGTGGGACTGTGCCCGGGGGGTAGAAGGGAGGTGTATGAAGTGGGACTGTGCCCGGGGGGTAGAAGGGAGGTGTATGAAGTGGGACTGTGCCCGGGGGGGGTAGAAGGGAGGTGTATGAAGTGGGACTGTGCCCGGGGGGTAGAAGGGAGGTGTATGAAGTGGGACTGTGCCCGGGGGGTAGAAGGGAGGTGTATGAAGTGGGACTGTGCCCGGGGGGTAGAAGGGAGGTGTATGAAGTGGGACTGTGCCCGGGGGGTAGAAGGGAGGTGTATGAAGTGGGACTGTGCCCGGGGGGTAGAAGGGAGGTGTATGAAGTGGGACTGTGCCCGGGGGGTAGAAGGGAGGTGTATGAAGTGGGACTGTGCCCGGGGGGTAGAAGGGAAGTGTATGAAGTGGGACTGTGCCCGGGGGGTAGAAGGGAGGTGTATGAAGTGGGACTGTGCCCGGGGGGGTAGAAGGGAGGTGTATGAAGTGGGACTGTGCCCGGGGGGGTAGAAGGGAGGTGTATGAAGTGGGACTGTGCCCGGGGGGTAGAAGGGAGGTGTATGAAGTGGGACTGTGCCCGGGGGGTAGAAGGGAGGTGTATGAAGTGGGACTGTGCCCGGGGGGTAGAAGGGAGGTGTATGAAGTGGGACTGTGCCCGGGGGGTAGAAGGGAGGTGTATGAAGTGGGACTGTGCCCGGGGGGTAGAAGGGAGGTGTATGAAGTGGGACTGTGCCCGGGGGGTAGAAGGGAGGTGTATGAAGTGGGACTGTGCCCGGGGGGGTAGAAGGGAGGTGTATGAAGTGGGACTGTGCCCGGGGGGTAGAAGGGAGGTGTATGAAGTGGGACTGTGCCTGGGGGGTAGAAGGGAGGTGTATGAAGTGGGACTGTCCCCGGGGGGTAGAAGGGAGGTGTATGAAGTGGgactgtgccgggggggggggtagacGGGAGGTGTATGAAGTGGGActgtgcccggggggggggggtagacgggAGGTGTATGAAGTGGGActgtgcccgggggggggggtagACGGGAGGTGTATGAAGTGGGActgtgcccgggggggggggtagACGGGAGGTGTATGAAGTGGGActgtgcccgggggggggggggtagacgggAGGTGTATGAAGTGGGACTGTGCCCGGGGGGGGGGTAGACGGGAGGTGTATGAAGTGGGACTGTGCCCGGGGGGGGTAGAAGGGAGGTGTATGAAGTGGGACTGTGCCCGGGGGGGGTAGAAGGGAGGTGTATGAAGTGGGActgtgcccgggggggggggggtagacgggAGGTGTATGAAGTGGGACTGTGCCCGGGGGGTAGAAGGGAGGTGTATGAAGTGGGACTGTGCCCGGGGTACATTATCTTCATATGTAATGCCTTGCAGAGCAGACACGGCCGGGGGTGTAAATCCTCCATTATTGATGCTGATTGGTGAATTGCCGGTGTACACCACGTTGGGAGGGACGCCTGCATTCCTAAACGATTAATATCTTTTCTGATGTACAGTACAAGATCCATTCCCCGGCTCTGCTCATACATTACACAACACTTGGTTTGGCTGCGTATTGTCTTCTATCTGATCAAAGTACAGTCCCAGTTTGTTTTGGACAAGATCCCGTTCCTTTTTGCATAAATAAATGCCCGCTACATCTGTTATTAGTGTAATGTTTAAAGCTGTGCGTTTATCATCCATGCGCCCGTCCAGATGACATCATTGGAGAAACGATCAGTGCTCTACTAAAGTAAATAGTGTAGTAGCTTTGAATGGACGCTGGTACAGCAATGGATTACCATGCTTCCGGATAGAAGAAAATCTGGATGTCCCTCATATATTgtacccttaagctggccatacactacacaacctgactgtacaatctcctaTAGATCTACCAACATATATACATTGCAGGAACTGCCTGATTAGGTACAGATCTGTTGGATTGTCtaggtttgtcctttttttttttttttttttttttttttttttttaatatggttttggtaaatctaaagattgTACAATCTAATTGTATAGCGTTTGGCTAACTTCAACGATTGGCATGAGTTATTCTCTTGTGCCTGTTCACATCTGAGAGTCATACTGTCTCTAAATGCTTCTAAAGTACAGCAATTTCTTGGGGGCATAATCACGCATTTTTTGGCCCCAATAGACTTCAGTGGAAGCGCCATGATTTATTGTTCACAACATTCTCCTCTTCCTCCTAGTAACTAGCTCTGCATTGAGTTAAAACAATAACTCGCAAGCTTTaaaatgcccaaaaaataaaataaaaatgctttacAAACCCTGAAGTGTGACCGCGGACTTACCATGTGTTCTTTATTATTACAGCGGGAAATCCTGTTGAAGAAGAGGTGCTGCCGAGCTCCAATCTCCAGGTCTATACATATACTTGTGATGTAGGCAAGCGAGAGAGCGTCTACGCCACGGCCGAAAAGGTGCGACGGGAAGTCGGcgatgtctttctgctgctcaatAACGCCGGCGTGGTCTCAGGACACCATCTCCTTGAGTGCCCAGATGAACTCATTGAACGGACTATGATGGTTAATTGCCATGCGCACTTTTGGGTAAGATTCGCAATGAAATCTTTGTGAGggggttttattttactttttctccTCTTGTTTTAGTATCCTAGTAGCATATTTGTATACAAATATAACTATTTTTACTGTATTTTGTTCTAAAATTTGGGATCACCACTCTAATACagggtttctcagccagggttccatggaagtcatctagggttcctccagaggtttctaggggttccttatgCAATATTTGCCTcctagataagttcccactgacaccattgatcttttttagttatctgtaagagaggattcttcccaatgaccacaagtgtaaggagcattcttccttctgaccatcacactaatgtttcACGAGTTGTAGACCTAGTCATTTTTAGAAAGGGTTCCCTGAGATCGGAACGTTTTTTCAAGGATtcatctgtgttgaaaaggttgagaaagactgctctaaTAAGTGTCTTCTATTAAATTAGGAGTTttcaaccaaggttccatggaagtctagggttcctccagaggttgttagggctTCCTTGAGTAATAAACAATTTccacctctcagataagttcccactgacaccattgatcctttTAGCAATCTATAaggggggtcattcttcccactgaccatcactctaatgtatcatgagatgtagatCTAGTCATTTTTTAGCACAGGTTTCCCGAGACCAGaaagctatttcaagggttcctctgttgaAAGGTTGAGTCTGTATTAGTGAGATGTATTGGCGTTGTATCCGAGAGAGATTTTTAGGACTCGCACACACATACATCTGACGGTTTTATATGCCTCCAAATGCAGTTCTATGTGACCATGCACATCAGGCGTTTAGaggaattaaaaaaaagtgtttagagAGGAGCTATGTGTATAATTTATGCACGTAAATTGTATTCCAatgagcaaaaaaataaatttgaatgcATTTtcctgcacacaaacacaatataatacccaattttttggtaaaagataatgttacgccgagtaaatagatacctaacatgtcacatttcCGTCACCCACAGAAGCGATTGAGCCACTCAAACCCCTTCTGGATTAGAGGGAATTGCTGGCTGCAAATTCTGATGCCAGTAGGTGCCCCATCGTCCCTTTATAACCACTGCAACCTACGGACGTCCTACTGTACTGACGTAGTTCATTTGGATAAGGCAGCTATATGTATCAATACCATTACTACTTacactataaattttttttttttttggcttttgtttcctttatgttcacctggtgatctagccagtaagtttATACTTCAGCTTTCTCTAATAGAcaaagctgtccagacaaagtggcagttagagggtcaAGATAAGCCATTTACCACTGAGGAGTGCAGCTTcactttgttagtcaagtccatttaaatctgctagtgtgtCCAACACTTCCCCCTCCCTAGATTTCCAATGCTGTTTTCCAGAGGTGTGTCTGTTGCTTCTACAGTGAAGTGGCGATGCCCTAAGTCTAGTTTTAAATTTATGAATTTTGGGCGGGTTTATTTGCACTGGCAACAGcggcctattcatttgaatgggctgctgtacctatggggggggggggggggggggtgaggtgaagTCTTTTTCCAAAATGCACCCACAGGGCAGCTGTACAGAACCACATTGTGCAACAGCACCCAGAAACATGCTGTGTTTTTCTAATGCATGGAGgtgcatctgctaaagagcagtgcaTTTTGGCTGCGGGTGCAGGAAGAaaatatgtgtgcgtgtgtgtggttttttttttttttttttttttttttttttttttttcccccacacccacatgtgtgaacctaggctgagacagaaagtgtgttactgggggtggggggaacctaagtaaagaaaacaaatgcagccaccatatttgtGGAtttgtaagctgcagtatattaaagaggttgtaaactcttacatatacctggtgaagtgactggcctcaggtgatacagagatgaaacaaaccctcctacataaggTGTTTGTTTGCAGCAAGCTCTTCTCTACATTTGTTCCAAGTCCAGAtttgtaaagcttgtctgagctgtcagaaaaaaagggggtgaagaTCTGAACTTACACATTACATTGCAGAGCTCAGTAATGGGAGCTGACTCAGAtggctcccctgtcacctttttatcacttggtgtcagggaaacttgtgggatgtgactcatgctgatagcgggGGAATGaagcagtagacagaaatgacactttgtgcccTGCAGAGAGACAAGTAcaaactatagagggatatgtctTGTTTATTATTCAtgtcggaggtttacaaccacttttagttttgggtgtaatactgctttaagcctaggttcacactaatgcgatgtaGTGTGAAtttaatcttcttcttttttttttttttttcctctctctcctgtGTGAAGTGCGAATTTGCCTTGCGTTTTGAGGTAGACAGGTGAATTTACCGCAAATTTCAAGAGGCAGAAAGTGAACAATtcgcagagatgtgaactgtgtgctgcgagtTTAATGCAAGTTCAATTaaagcctatgaagataaaattcgcACTGCACCATAGATTCACATTGAATCCGCAGTCAACACTCAcaggacacctttttttttttttttttttccctcgcacCAAATTtgcaatgcatagatgtgaactaaagccatggaatactatgctttttacatgacctgcaaatctgtgggggttatttacgaaaggcaaatccactttgcactacaagtgcacttggaattgcagtcactgtagatctgaggggaagctctgctgattgtatcatccaatcatgtgcaagctaaaatgctgtttttaattttccttgcatgtccccctcagatctacagcgactgcacttccaagtgcacttgcagtgcaaagtggattttcctttagtaaataaccccctgtgtgttcCTAAATGCATCAAACCCGCTGTaaattcacatcagtgtgaacccaggctaagggctgtacttcttaaagtggaagtaaaccctcctttTGTTCTccgtcaaggaagctgccatctcggCCTCAGTTTAATCTAtagctgccatgatgctgcccatgtgatcagttatgacaccagccattggatggtttgacagtttggttgaggacacaaccaATGTGACCGTTGGCCTACttggcatgctgggaatgtaacttttttgaaactgttaaattgatgagtTTACCTCTGCTTTAATTAGGGCTGCGGACGCCTAGGGCATCCGCAGTAaagtggcactatttttagcggcgtccgaaaaggggataaatccgcctgcaaaacgccgccggtatcgcagcgctgccccattgatttcagtggggaggcagcggtgagttcaccactctaaagaagctgctggcaggactttttctgacgccctgctagcgcacaagggctttcacactggagtgaatggagacgcttttttttttttcaggcactgtttttagcgctgtagcgcctgaaaattgccggcagtgtgaaaggggtcttattcttaatgtggaactaaacccatcatttAAACACTTCAAACAGTTATGTTCCAGACATGCCGGGAATGtaattgtcacatttgcttgtgctgtcaaagaaactgtcaaaccatcaaatggccggAGTCATAAATGAACACATGTGCAGCAtcgtggcagttgcagatcaaacagaagccaagatggaagcttccttggctgaaaaacaGAGATGCACCAAATGGCATTTATGGAACCGAAAATTCAGTATGCACCTGGCTGAAACTGaaattggtgtgtgtgtatatatcataaATGTATAAACATGTAATTTTTGGTTTCAGCCAGGTGCATcttgaaatattatatatattgtatataatttattataaaaaaaaaaatgtagtcagctactagagtaaggcccctttcacatgggtgcctcTGTGAAGTGTGATGTGCTTGTccagcgggggatctctctgccGAGGAGGCAGATGATGGGTCAGTCTCCGCTATGCAAAGCAGACACTGACACCGCCTGTTCTCATCTATGGGGCAACCAGATGGAAGCAAGACCACCTGTCCTTTTGCCTCCGATCCACCAGACAGCTGAAGAATAGGTCCCTCATCTATCTGTTTTGACTGGATAAGTCGCGTACACGGGCGGACTTCCCGACCGGACTGGTCGGACGGAACAAATCCATCGACAATCcgatgtgtgggcttcattggacctccagctgactttttctgtcgaaaatcaggactttagatttggaacatgtttcaaatcattcCGACGGACCCGAGTCCGGTCgtaaaatccgttcgtctgtatgctagtccgacggacaaaaaaggacgcgagggcagctattggctactggctatgaacttccttattctagtcccttcgtaggtcatcacgttcaaaccaatggaCTTTTGAACAGACTTCGaacgttcatgtgtgggcaagtctggtcgttcaaaagtccgtcgtaacttcGTTGGATTTTtgatgctggaaagtccgctcgtgtgtacgcggcattagtggtggGTGTCATTGGACCCCTCAGTCTCTTCTTTGGAGGGGCagatcaggtcctcctgaaaaactgccAGGAGGACCTGATCAGATGGCAGTGTGAAGGGGACCTTATTCTGCGCTTCCACATAGAAAAGTATGAATATGCCATTACTTTGTGCCAGCTTGGCCCAATTATcaaaaatattcatacctggaatttgacttttagggctagtttacacttgcttcaaaacaaggcttcggagaggctttgttaaagctctctgaatgtgcgtcaaagctcctgtcagtaaataaaatggttagcttacagtcctgtgtaCACCTTCCTTTTGTTTggtgcttcagtggggcttcaagtgagctttgccatagacttctatggaggctttgaagatgctttgaagctacatggggtataattttttgaagcaaaagcaaggtgtaaacaggactgtaagctaaccattttatttaatgatagaagctttgactagcgttcagagagctttaacagagCCTtgccgaagccttgttgaagccgaagcaagtgtaaatgagcctttacagtcctgtttacaccttgttttggtgggcttcaagcaagctttgccatagacttatatggaggctttgaagcacaactaaagctaCATAGGGTATAATCTTtgaagcaaggtgtaaacaggactgtaagctaaccattttatttagtaacaggggctttgactggcgttcagagagctttaacgaaGCCTGTcggaagccatgttttgaagcgagtgtaaactagccctaaaggtTGATAACCTGCACAAAACGTATCTCTTGACACTGTGATTTGTACACATAATAGAATTGCAATAAAATAAATGGCCAGCTTAGCTTCAGCTTTTATCCAGCCAAACATGTCCTGTTATAGTCAAATACTTTGTGCTGTCATTGTTCTGCCCCTTGTGTTTACTGATGGTATTGCACCTCTAGTTGGAATAAGTAGAACAGGTCAATACTTTACTAAAAAAAGTTGTTCAACCTGATGATTTCCAGGTTTGTCATTGAAAGGACAGGGAAGGTCATGATGTCACAAAGGGAGCTTAATCCCGTTTTTAATAGAAGGTATTCTAAGAAGGTTCTGTTAACCTCAATGTCCATTCCCTCCTGCGTAGGAAGTGTTATGTTGGTGAATAATCTCAGTCATAGAGAATCATGTCGGATATCTGCCCACTGAGAGCCCAGCTGTCCTTGAAACTTGGAGAGCTTGTCATTTTCTGGCGCTGCATTGTCTTTGTTCCACCTTTTTTAATGAATGAAAGCTGGTGACATCTCGGGGTAGAAAAGGACGTATTGTCTGAATTTCTGAGAACATGTCAAAGGTTATTTTTGCTTCAATTACTATTCAGGAAGGTTAAGACTAGAATACTACAGCTGGCTGCAAGCCCAACAGTAATTTACAAACCAGCTAGAGAGAAAAATGGAACCAGAGTCCATGAGATGTAGCTGGTAATACAC
This genomic window contains:
- the RDH10 gene encoding retinol dehydrogenase 10; translated protein: MNIVLEFFLVTFKVLWAFVLAGAKWLVRPKEKSVTGQVCLITGAGSGLGRLFALEFARRRAQLVLWDINTDSNEETAGMVRHIYRDLQAEDALRAGNPVEEEVLPSSNLQVYTYTCDVGKRESVYATAEKVRREVGDVFLLLNNAGVVSGHHLLECPDELIERTMMVNCHAHFWTTKAFLPKMMDMNHGHIVTVASSLGLFSTAGVEDYCASKFGAVGFHESLSHELKAADKDGIKTTLVCPYLVDTGMFRGCRIRKEIEPFLPPLKPDYCVKQAMRAILTDQPMICTPRLMYIVTCMKSILPFEAVVCMYRFLGADKCMYPFIAQRKQATNNNEAKNGI